From Halanaeroarchaeum sulfurireducens, a single genomic window includes:
- a CDS encoding 50S ribosomal protein L39e, whose amino-acid sequence MSKKSKAKKKRLAKLERQNSRVPAWVIMKTDRDVQQNPKRRQWRRSDTDE is encoded by the coding sequence ATGAGCAAGAAATCCAAGGCCAAAAAGAAGCGGCTGGCGAAACTGGAGCGCCAGAACAGCCGCGTCCCGGCCTGGGTCATCATGAAGACCGACCGCGACGTGCAGCAAAACCCCAAGCGACGCCAGTGGCGGCGCAGCGACACGGACGAGTAA
- a CDS encoding DUF424 domain-containing protein, translating into MIVSERQTDQGLLVTACDPDVLGETFEDGDVSITVSDEFYGGESRDEDAVVEALSRATVANLVGRDVVELAIEAGYVDEANVLEVDTTLHAQFLRL; encoded by the coding sequence ATGATCGTCTCGGAGCGACAGACCGATCAGGGACTGCTCGTCACCGCCTGCGACCCCGACGTGCTGGGCGAGACCTTCGAGGACGGCGACGTCTCGATCACGGTCAGCGACGAGTTCTACGGCGGCGAGTCGCGCGACGAGGACGCGGTCGTCGAGGCCCTCTCCCGGGCGACCGTCGCGAACCTCGTCGGTCGGGACGTGGTCGAACTCGCCATCGAGGCCGGCTACGTCGACGAGGCGAACGTCCTCGAGGTCGACACCACGCTGCACGCCCAGTTTCTCAGGCTGTAA
- a CDS encoding iron-sulfur cluster assembly scaffold protein: MTMGSDMYRQQILDHYKNPRNYGSLEEPDFSHGGHNPSCGDQIEFDVALADDGETVERVAFEGEGCAISQASASMLSRKLPGMTLDEIDAMDRDDVLDMLGVDISPMRIKCAVLAEKVVQDGAAVYRGEREDETTSVEG, encoded by the coding sequence ATGACCATGGGGTCGGACATGTATCGGCAGCAGATCCTGGATCACTACAAGAACCCACGTAACTACGGTTCCCTGGAGGAACCGGACTTCTCCCATGGGGGGCACAACCCCTCGTGTGGCGACCAGATCGAGTTCGACGTGGCACTCGCCGACGATGGAGAAACGGTCGAACGCGTGGCGTTCGAGGGCGAGGGCTGTGCCATCAGTCAGGCATCGGCGAGCATGCTCTCCCGGAAACTACCCGGGATGACCCTCGACGAGATCGATGCGATGGACCGCGACGACGTCCTCGACATGCTGGGCGTCGACATCTCTCCGATGCGGATCAAGTGTGCCGTCCTCGCGGAGAAAGTCGTACAGGACGGGGCCGCAGTGTACCGCGGCGAGCGCGAGGACGAGACGACGAGCGTCGAAGGATAG
- a CDS encoding 50S ribosomal protein L31e — MSASDFEERIITVPLRDVKKASKGKRSGLAMDLVRSHLAKQFAVDEDAVRLDPSINEAVWERGRGNPPRKLRVRAARFDEEGEVVVEAEYESA; from the coding sequence ATGAGTGCAAGCGATTTCGAGGAGCGGATCATCACCGTGCCGCTTCGGGACGTAAAGAAGGCCTCGAAGGGCAAGCGCAGCGGTCTGGCCATGGACCTCGTGCGTTCGCACCTCGCGAAGCAGTTCGCCGTCGACGAGGACGCCGTTCGCCTCGATCCCTCCATCAACGAGGCCGTCTGGGAACGCGGCCGAGGCAATCCGCCGCGCAAGCTACGGGTTCGGGCTGCCCGATTCGACGAGGAGGGCGAGGTCGTCGTCGAAGCGGAATACGAATCGGCGTAG
- a CDS encoding DUF1641 domain-containing protein, with protein sequence MSENTPDIDAESESIENAMETFIEMEQSGTLNDLAEAANTVSLASEAMDDEMVTSMVAAVSQAAELLDRAAGEPEAVRNIELLMAALGDAADDPSEPPESVGMIGALRKMNDPEVQRGLGFLLQVASALGEQLEDRSDRYQT encoded by the coding sequence ATGAGTGAGAACACACCAGACATCGATGCCGAGTCCGAGTCCATCGAGAACGCGATGGAGACGTTCATCGAAATGGAGCAGTCAGGCACCCTCAACGACCTCGCCGAGGCGGCGAACACCGTCTCCCTGGCCTCCGAGGCGATGGACGACGAGATGGTCACGTCGATGGTCGCCGCGGTGAGTCAGGCGGCCGAACTCCTCGATCGGGCCGCGGGCGAGCCAGAGGCGGTTCGCAACATCGAGTTGCTCATGGCCGCGCTCGGTGACGCCGCGGACGATCCAAGCGAGCCACCGGAGAGCGTCGGCATGATCGGCGCGCTGCGAAAGATGAACGATCCCGAGGTCCAGCGCGGACTCGGGTTCCTGTTGCAGGTTGCGAGTGCACTCGGCGAGCAACTCGAAGATCGGTCCGACCGATACCAGACCTGA
- a CDS encoding cation diffusion facilitator family transporter produces MADGRGGGDACDAADGGPGHSSHGERSARTLALVAAINVVGFFAELAGGLLFGSVALLSDAVHMLFDALAYGMAFAAASLAERYDASDRWSYGLHRLEPLSAFLNGVLLVPMVGYILYESVQRFLSPVDIATGPTIALAIGGLGVNVLSMAVLQGDDMNLNERGAYYHLLGDAGGSVAVIVSMIVVEFTGISVIDPVVAVLIAAVVLWSAGNLLRGSGAIFLHEAPVTRADVEARLQTVDGVTGLRDVHAWQICSEITVATVQVDVAVADIEEAAAVTERLYRELADLGVDHATVELCHEGYDRGVQLNAHAHSG; encoded by the coding sequence ATGGCAGATGGTCGCGGGGGCGGCGATGCGTGCGACGCCGCAGACGGCGGGCCCGGCCACTCCAGTCACGGCGAGCGGAGTGCCAGGACGCTGGCACTCGTCGCCGCCATCAACGTTGTGGGGTTTTTCGCCGAGCTTGCGGGCGGCCTCCTGTTCGGCTCCGTCGCGCTGCTCAGCGACGCAGTCCACATGCTCTTCGACGCACTCGCCTACGGGATGGCGTTCGCGGCGGCGAGTCTCGCCGAGCGGTACGACGCCTCCGACCGGTGGTCCTACGGTCTTCACCGGCTCGAGCCACTCTCGGCGTTCCTGAACGGTGTGCTCCTGGTCCCCATGGTCGGTTACATCCTCTACGAGTCGGTCCAGCGATTCCTCTCGCCGGTCGACATCGCCACCGGGCCGACCATCGCGCTCGCCATCGGCGGGCTGGGAGTGAACGTGCTCTCGATGGCCGTCCTCCAGGGGGACGACATGAATCTAAACGAGCGCGGCGCGTACTATCACCTGCTCGGGGACGCCGGCGGCTCGGTCGCCGTCATCGTCTCGATGATCGTCGTCGAGTTCACCGGCATTTCGGTCATCGACCCCGTCGTCGCCGTGCTCATCGCGGCAGTCGTGCTCTGGTCCGCCGGGAACCTCCTCCGGGGAAGCGGCGCGATATTCCTTCACGAGGCACCGGTCACCCGGGCAGACGTCGAGGCGCGGTTGCAGACCGTCGATGGCGTCACAGGCCTGCGAGACGTCCACGCCTGGCAGATCTGCAGCGAGATCACGGTCGCAACGGTTCAGGTGGACGTGGCAGTCGCGGATATCGAGGAGGCGGCGGCGGTGACCGAGCGTCTTTACCGCGAACTCGCGGACCTGGGCGTCGACCACGCGACCGTCGAACTCTGCCACGAGGGCTACGACCGGGGCGTTCAGTTGAACGCGCACGCACACTCCGGCTGA
- the thpR gene encoding RNA 2',3'-cyclic phosphodiesterase — protein MRLFVSVDLPDDLTEEVAAVQDRLEDASGLDFTDPAQAHVTMKFLGETPPHQVDEIVDALETAVEESGVAPFEATYGGLGVFPSLDYISVVWLGVSDGEREFERLHAPIESELVDIGFDEADHEFTPHVTLARMNHAGGKDLVQRVVREESPVVGTATVGEVQLTESTLTSEGPVYETVASVPLE, from the coding sequence ATGCGACTGTTCGTGAGCGTCGACCTCCCGGATGACCTGACCGAGGAGGTCGCCGCAGTACAGGACAGACTCGAGGACGCATCGGGACTCGACTTCACCGACCCGGCCCAGGCCCACGTGACGATGAAGTTCCTCGGCGAGACGCCCCCACACCAGGTGGACGAAATCGTCGACGCGCTCGAGACGGCCGTCGAGGAATCCGGCGTCGCGCCCTTCGAGGCGACCTATGGCGGACTGGGCGTCTTCCCTTCCCTCGATTACATCAGCGTGGTCTGGCTCGGCGTGAGCGACGGGGAGCGGGAATTCGAACGCCTGCACGCCCCGATCGAATCCGAACTCGTCGACATCGGGTTCGACGAGGCCGACCACGAGTTCACCCCCCACGTGACCCTCGCGCGGATGAACCACGCCGGCGGGAAGGACCTCGTCCAGCGCGTGGTTCGGGAGGAGTCGCCGGTCGTCGGAACGGCCACCGTCGGGGAGGTCCAGCTCACCGAAAGCACGCTCACCTCCGAGGGCCCGGTCTACGAGACGGTCGCCAGCGTTCCGCTGGAGTGA
- the ftsY gene encoding signal recognition particle-docking protein FtsY codes for MFEGLKEKLGSFRDDAEEAAEEAADDTTDDTKAEADEAAAETGQSAEETGNEDPSLGAKAKSLATGKVILDEDDLEEPLWDLEMALLESDVEMSVAEEILDTIEADLTGERRGFTEQTENIVTAALRDALLEVIDVGQFDFDEHVAASEKPVVIVFTGVNGVGKTTTIAKLAKYLDDRGYSSVLANGDTYRAGANEQIQEHAERLDKKLISHERGGDPTAVIYDAVEYAEANDVDVVLGDTAGRLHTSNDLMAQLEKLDRIVDPDLTIFVDEAVAGQDAVNRAKEFDSAASIDGTILTMADADAQGGAAISISYVTGKPILFLGTGQTYDDLEKFDPETLVDDLLGEA; via the coding sequence ATGTTCGAGGGGTTGAAGGAGAAACTCGGTTCGTTCAGGGACGATGCCGAGGAAGCCGCCGAGGAGGCGGCCGACGATACGACCGACGATACCAAAGCTGAAGCCGACGAAGCCGCAGCTGAAACCGGTCAGTCGGCCGAGGAGACCGGAAACGAGGACCCGTCGCTGGGAGCGAAGGCAAAATCCCTGGCGACGGGAAAGGTCATTCTCGACGAGGACGACCTCGAGGAGCCGCTCTGGGACCTCGAGATGGCGCTGTTGGAAAGCGACGTCGAGATGAGCGTCGCGGAGGAAATCCTCGACACCATCGAGGCGGACCTCACCGGCGAGCGTCGCGGCTTCACCGAACAGACCGAGAACATCGTGACGGCGGCGCTCCGTGACGCCCTGCTCGAGGTCATCGACGTCGGGCAGTTCGACTTCGACGAGCACGTGGCGGCCAGCGAGAAGCCGGTCGTCATCGTCTTCACCGGCGTCAACGGCGTCGGGAAAACGACGACGATCGCGAAGCTCGCGAAGTACCTCGATGACCGGGGCTACTCGAGCGTTCTGGCGAACGGCGACACCTACCGGGCCGGGGCCAACGAGCAGATCCAGGAGCACGCCGAACGGCTCGACAAGAAGCTCATCAGCCACGAGCGGGGTGGCGATCCGACGGCAGTTATCTACGACGCAGTCGAGTACGCCGAGGCCAACGACGTCGACGTGGTACTGGGAGACACGGCCGGTCGGCTCCACACGAGCAACGACCTGATGGCCCAGCTCGAGAAACTCGATCGTATCGTCGATCCCGATCTGACCATCTTCGTGGACGAGGCCGTCGCCGGTCAGGACGCGGTGAACCGCGCGAAGGAGTTCGACTCGGCCGCATCCATCGACGGGACCATCCTCACGATGGCCGACGCCGACGCCCAGGGCGGCGCGGCCATCTCCATCTCGTACGTAACCGGCAAGCCCATCCTCTTTCTCGGCACCGGGCAGACGTACGACGATCTGGAGAAGTTCGATCCCGAGACGCTCGTCGACGACCTGCTCGGCGAGGCGTGA
- a CDS encoding translation initiation factor IF-6, which produces MLRTAFFGSPYVGVFAEATDGYVAVRQDLEDDLVEALGAELDAPVVRTTVGGSATVGALLAGNDSGVLVTGRATDGEIERLEEGTDRPVARLPGRINAAGNVVLANDHGAYVHPDLTRDAVQVVKDTLDVPVTRGDIGGVRTVGTAAVANDRGALCHPKATDDELDTIEEVLDVHADIGTINYGGPLLGSGLLANDAGYVVGEETTGPELGRIEDALGYVD; this is translated from the coding sequence GTGCTCCGCACTGCCTTCTTCGGATCGCCGTACGTGGGCGTCTTCGCGGAAGCCACCGACGGCTACGTCGCCGTGCGCCAGGATCTCGAGGACGACCTCGTCGAGGCGCTCGGTGCGGAACTCGACGCGCCGGTCGTCCGGACGACGGTCGGCGGGTCCGCCACGGTGGGCGCCCTCCTTGCCGGCAACGATAGCGGCGTGCTCGTGACCGGCCGCGCGACGGACGGCGAGATCGAGCGCCTCGAGGAAGGGACCGACCGGCCAGTTGCGCGGCTACCGGGACGCATCAACGCCGCGGGCAACGTCGTACTGGCGAACGATCACGGGGCGTACGTTCACCCGGACCTCACCAGGGATGCCGTCCAGGTCGTCAAAGACACCCTCGACGTGCCCGTGACACGTGGAGACATCGGCGGCGTGCGGACAGTGGGAACGGCAGCCGTCGCGAACGACCGGGGGGCGCTCTGCCACCCGAAGGCGACCGACGACGAACTCGACACGATCGAGGAGGTCCTCGACGTCCACGCCGACATCGGCACCATCAACTACGGCGGTCCGCTCCTCGGGTCCGGCCTGCTGGCCAACGACGCGGGCTACGTCGTCGGCGAGGAGACGACCGGCCCGGAACTCGGTCGGATCGAGGACGCGTTGGGCTACGTCGACTGA
- the pfdA gene encoding prefoldin subunit alpha, with protein sequence MSLGGGGGQLEELSQQLQELESQKEQLDEQIEVLNAEQAEIDEAIEALDVIESDGTVQVPLGGGAYVRATIGDVDEVVVDIGGGFAAEQDREGATETLENKKELLDEDIEEVKSQIAELEAESDKLEEQAQQAQQQMIQQQMAQQQGQQDQE encoded by the coding sequence ATGAGTCTTGGAGGCGGCGGCGGTCAACTCGAAGAGCTGTCACAGCAGCTGCAGGAGCTCGAATCGCAGAAGGAACAACTCGACGAACAGATCGAGGTACTCAATGCCGAGCAGGCCGAGATCGACGAGGCCATCGAGGCGCTCGACGTCATCGAAAGCGATGGGACGGTACAGGTTCCCCTGGGCGGCGGCGCCTACGTGCGAGCCACCATCGGCGACGTCGACGAGGTCGTCGTTGATATCGGTGGCGGCTTCGCGGCCGAACAGGACCGCGAGGGCGCCACGGAGACCCTGGAGAACAAAAAGGAGTTGCTCGATGAGGATATCGAAGAGGTCAAATCCCAAATCGCGGAACTCGAAGCCGAAAGTGACAAACTCGAAGAGCAGGCACAGCAGGCCCAACAGCAGATGATCCAGCAGCAGATGGCCCAGCAGCAGGGTCAGCAGGATCAAGAATAG
- a CDS encoding tetratricopeptide repeat protein: protein MTDHEEDSGNPGDGPHSFSEGQGFSDPYEGFDLDPPELSIDPSTIDPVDSYAVADHLDERNIVSDAVEADDLIDVGLEYMGINRNEQAVDSFERAARYADDETTEQEAWVNKGIAHAELEEFEAAIDSHREAIHVDEDGQFAAEAHTNLAYALWEFGKDEKAFYHAEEAVRENDRLGQAWYNLGFIQNERAQAEDALECLDNALRLGFRQSDVYEEKSRALDELGREEEAGEVAARAEKIREEQEAALVDEG, encoded by the coding sequence ATGACCGACCACGAGGAGGATTCGGGCAATCCGGGGGACGGCCCCCACAGCTTCTCGGAGGGCCAAGGCTTTTCCGACCCCTACGAGGGATTCGACCTCGATCCGCCGGAGCTCTCGATCGATCCCTCCACGATCGACCCGGTGGATTCCTACGCGGTGGCCGACCACCTCGACGAGCGGAACATCGTCTCCGACGCGGTGGAGGCGGACGACCTCATCGACGTGGGACTGGAGTACATGGGCATCAACCGCAACGAGCAGGCCGTCGACTCCTTCGAGCGCGCCGCCCGCTACGCCGACGACGAGACGACAGAACAGGAGGCCTGGGTGAACAAGGGTATCGCCCACGCCGAACTCGAGGAGTTCGAGGCGGCCATCGACTCCCACCGCGAGGCCATCCACGTCGACGAGGACGGCCAGTTCGCCGCCGAGGCCCATACCAACCTCGCGTACGCGCTCTGGGAGTTCGGCAAGGACGAGAAAGCCTTCTATCACGCCGAGGAGGCGGTCAGGGAGAACGACCGACTGGGCCAGGCCTGGTACAATCTCGGATTCATTCAGAACGAGCGTGCGCAGGCCGAGGACGCCCTGGAATGTCTCGACAATGCCCTCCGCCTCGGCTTCCGCCAGTCCGACGTCTACGAGGAGAAGTCACGAGCCCTCGACGAACTCGGCCGTGAGGAGGAAGCTGGCGAGGTCGCCGCCCGCGCCGAGAAAATCCGCGAGGAGCAGGAAGCGGCGCTCGTCGACGAGGGATGA
- a CDS encoding aminotransferase class V-fold PLP-dependent enzyme, translating into MKVYERSPLDVAAVRADFPILDREVGEDTPLVYLDNAATTQTPEPVIDAISRYYREYNANVHRGIHTLSQEASLAYEAAHDRMADLIGAPGGREEIVFTKNTTEAINLVAYAWGLSNLGAGDAVVLTEMEHHASLVTWQQIAQRAGAEVRYVRVEDDGRLDLDHAGELIDDDVAMVSAVHASNVLGTVNPLDELAAMAHEHDALILGDGAQTVPNRPVDVAALDVDFFAFSGHKMAGPTGIGVLWARESILEEMEPFLYGGEMIREVTWETATYNELPWKFEAGTPPIAEAVGLAAAADYLDDVGFETIQAHEDYVARYALERLEEREDVRVFGPGPEVDRTGLVSFQMEGIHAHDLSSILNDHGVAVRAGHHCVQPLHRKLGVPATARASFYLYNTREEVEALLDGLDAARDIFG; encoded by the coding sequence ATGAAGGTCTACGAGCGGTCGCCCCTGGACGTCGCCGCGGTGCGGGCGGACTTCCCGATCCTCGACCGGGAGGTGGGCGAGGACACGCCGTTGGTCTATCTCGACAACGCGGCGACGACGCAGACGCCCGAACCCGTCATCGACGCCATCTCGCGATACTACCGCGAGTACAACGCGAACGTCCATCGCGGCATCCACACGTTGAGCCAGGAGGCCTCGCTGGCCTACGAGGCGGCCCACGACCGGATGGCCGACCTGATCGGCGCGCCGGGCGGCCGCGAGGAGATCGTCTTCACCAAGAACACGACCGAGGCCATCAACCTCGTCGCGTACGCCTGGGGGCTGTCGAACCTCGGCGCCGGCGATGCCGTCGTGCTCACCGAGATGGAACACCACGCCTCGCTGGTGACCTGGCAGCAGATCGCCCAGCGGGCGGGCGCGGAGGTGCGGTACGTCCGGGTCGAGGACGATGGCCGTCTCGACCTGGACCACGCGGGCGAACTCATCGACGACGACGTCGCGATGGTGAGCGCGGTCCACGCCTCGAACGTCCTCGGGACCGTCAACCCCCTCGACGAACTGGCGGCGATGGCCCACGAGCACGACGCCCTGATCCTCGGGGACGGCGCCCAGACCGTCCCGAACCGCCCGGTCGACGTGGCGGCACTGGACGTCGACTTCTTCGCCTTCTCCGGGCACAAGATGGCCGGCCCCACCGGGATCGGCGTGCTCTGGGCACGGGAGTCCATCCTGGAGGAGATGGAGCCGTTCCTCTACGGCGGTGAGATGATTCGTGAGGTCACCTGGGAGACGGCCACCTACAACGAACTCCCCTGGAAGTTCGAGGCCGGTACCCCGCCGATCGCGGAGGCGGTCGGGCTCGCCGCCGCCGCTGATTACCTCGACGACGTGGGGTTCGAGACCATTCAGGCCCACGAGGACTACGTCGCCCGATACGCCCTCGAACGCCTCGAAGAGCGCGAGGACGTTCGGGTCTTCGGCCCCGGACCCGAGGTGGACCGGACCGGCCTCGTCTCCTTCCAGATGGAGGGCATCCACGCCCACGACCTTTCGAGCATCCTCAACGACCATGGCGTCGCAGTGCGTGCCGGCCATCACTGCGTCCAGCCGCTGCACCGCAAACTGGGCGTGCCGGCGACCGCCCGCGCGTCCTTTTACCTGTACAACACCCGCGAGGAAGTCGAGGCACTGCTCGACGGACTCGACGCCGCCCGCGATATCTTCGGGTGA
- a CDS encoding NAD(P)/FAD-dependent oxidoreductase: MTEEIVIIGGGVGGTVTANRLVDHLEHEVKADEVRVTIVTDDPYHVYKPIYLYVPFGKKEAEDAKRPLADVVDRHVDLVYDHVTEIDTDGQSLSLQDGNEMDYDYLVVSTGAIPDPESTPGLGPDQDGHHFYGPDAAEELREALANLEEGRLVLSVIGTPHVCPAAPVEFAFMAHSWLQKRGLREDVDVSYTYPINRLHGVRPVADWMTPRFEDRGIDTETFFNVESVDSDEQVIETIEGKELDYDLMVGIPEFKPSPLIEESGLGAEWMEVNKDTLESEHAENVFGIGDVTNLPTSKAGSVAHYASGVVVDRIASYIRGQTPTGHFEGDTVCFIEAGMNEGTHITFDYENDPVVRDETEFIHWAKLSYNEAYWLTARGLL; the protein is encoded by the coding sequence ATGACGGAGGAAATCGTCATCATCGGTGGTGGGGTCGGTGGAACGGTCACGGCCAACCGGCTCGTCGACCACCTCGAACACGAAGTGAAAGCCGACGAGGTCCGGGTCACGATCGTCACTGACGACCCGTACCACGTCTACAAGCCGATCTACCTGTACGTACCGTTCGGCAAGAAAGAAGCCGAGGACGCGAAGCGACCGCTGGCAGACGTCGTCGACCGCCACGTCGACCTGGTGTACGACCACGTGACGGAGATCGACACCGACGGACAGTCGCTGTCGTTGCAGGACGGCAACGAGATGGACTACGATTACCTGGTCGTGAGCACGGGTGCGATCCCGGACCCCGAAAGCACGCCAGGACTCGGTCCTGACCAGGACGGACACCACTTCTACGGCCCCGACGCCGCAGAGGAACTCCGGGAAGCGTTGGCCAACCTCGAGGAGGGGCGACTCGTCCTCTCGGTCATCGGCACGCCGCACGTGTGTCCGGCCGCGCCCGTCGAGTTCGCCTTCATGGCCCACTCGTGGCTGCAAAAGCGCGGACTGCGCGAGGACGTCGACGTCAGCTATACCTACCCCATCAACCGGCTTCACGGTGTCCGACCCGTCGCCGACTGGATGACACCGCGGTTCGAGGACCGGGGAATCGACACGGAGACGTTCTTCAACGTCGAATCGGTCGACAGCGACGAACAGGTGATCGAGACGATCGAGGGCAAGGAACTCGACTACGACCTCATGGTCGGCATTCCCGAGTTCAAACCGTCCCCGCTGATCGAGGAGTCCGGCCTGGGGGCGGAGTGGATGGAGGTCAACAAGGACACGCTCGAGTCCGAACACGCCGAGAACGTGTTCGGCATCGGCGACGTGACGAATCTCCCGACGAGCAAAGCCGGGAGCGTCGCCCACTACGCCTCGGGCGTCGTCGTCGACCGGATCGCCTCCTACATCCGGGGACAGACGCCCACGGGCCACTTCGAGGGCGACACCGTCTGTTTCATCGAAGCAGGGATGAACGAGGGGACCCACATCACATTCGACTACGAGAACGACCCCGTGGTCCGCGACGAGACGGAGTTCATCCACTGGGCGAAGCTCTCGTACAACGAGGCCTACTGGCTCACCGCCAGGGGGTTGCTGTGA
- a CDS encoding signal recognition particle protein Srp54 — MVLDDLGSSLRGTLDKLRGKSRISEEDVDEVVKEIQRSLLQADVDTSLVMELSDDISSRALDEEPPGGTTARDHVLRIVYEELVDLVGESTELPLEEQTILLAGLQGSGKTTTAAKMAWWFSKKGLRPAVIQTDTFRPGAYDQAKQMADSAEVSFYGDPDESDPVAIARDGLEATSDAEVHIVDTAGRHALEDDLIDEIEDIEDAVDPDRRLLVLDAAIGQGAKEQAQRFDDAIGIDGVVITKLDGTAKGGGALTAVNETESTIAFLGSGETVKDIERFEPSGFISRLLGMGDLKQLTERVERAMEETDEEEEDWDPEDMLQGEFTLKDMRHQMKALDRMGPLGQVMDMIPGMGGNIMDQLPDDAMDVTQERMRTFETIMDSMTEGELENPRSIGQSRTERIARGSGTSEDDIRELLQQYRTMSQALKQFQGMGDSDMQRMMKQMEGGGGMGDMGDMGGAGPFG; from the coding sequence ATGGTACTCGACGACCTCGGGAGTTCCCTGCGGGGGACACTCGACAAACTCCGTGGGAAGTCCCGCATCAGCGAGGAGGACGTCGACGAGGTCGTCAAGGAGATTCAGCGGTCGCTGCTCCAGGCCGACGTCGACACGAGCCTCGTCATGGAGCTCTCGGACGACATCTCGTCCAGAGCCCTCGACGAAGAGCCCCCGGGCGGAACGACCGCCCGGGACCACGTCCTGCGTATCGTGTACGAAGAGCTGGTCGACCTCGTCGGGGAGTCGACCGAACTGCCCCTCGAGGAACAGACCATCCTGCTCGCCGGCCTCCAGGGGTCGGGGAAGACCACCACCGCGGCCAAGATGGCCTGGTGGTTCTCGAAGAAGGGGTTACGCCCCGCGGTCATCCAGACTGACACCTTCCGCCCCGGCGCCTACGACCAGGCCAAGCAGATGGCCGACTCCGCCGAGGTATCCTTCTACGGTGACCCCGACGAGTCGGACCCGGTGGCGATCGCACGCGATGGCCTCGAGGCCACGAGCGACGCCGAGGTCCACATCGTCGACACGGCCGGCCGACACGCCCTCGAAGATGACCTCATCGACGAGATCGAGGACATCGAGGACGCTGTCGACCCCGACCGCCGGCTGCTCGTCCTCGACGCGGCCATCGGCCAGGGCGCCAAGGAGCAGGCCCAGCGCTTCGACGACGCCATCGGCATCGACGGGGTCGTCATCACGAAACTCGACGGGACGGCCAAGGGTGGCGGCGCGCTGACCGCGGTCAACGAAACGGAGTCGACCATCGCCTTCCTCGGTTCCGGTGAGACCGTCAAGGACATCGAACGCTTCGAGCCATCGGGGTTCATCTCCCGCCTGCTCGGCATGGGGGACCTCAAACAGCTCACCGAGCGCGTCGAGCGCGCGATGGAGGAGACCGACGAGGAAGAAGAGGACTGGGACCCCGAAGACATGCTCCAGGGCGAGTTCACGCTCAAGGATATGCGCCACCAGATGAAGGCACTCGATCGGATGGGGCCCCTGGGGCAGGTCATGGACATGATCCCGGGCATGGGCGGCAACATCATGGACCAGTTGCCCGACGACGCGATGGATGTTACCCAGGAGCGAATGCGGACCTTCGAGACGATCATGGACTCGATGACCGAGGGCGAGCTCGAAAACCCCCGCTCGATCGGCCAGAGCCGCACGGAGCGAATCGCCCGGGGCAGTGGTACGTCCGAAGACGACATCAGAGAGTTGCTCCAGCAGTATCGGACGATGTCCCAGGCCCTCAAGCAGTTCCAGGGGATGGGAGACAGCGACATGCAGCGCATGATGAAACAGATGGAAGGCGGCGGAGGCATGGGCGACATGGGAGACATGGGCGGCGCGGGACCGTTCGGGTGA